The following is a genomic window from Streptosporangiales bacterium.
CGAGGAGCAGCGCCTCGCCGTCGTCGAGCTGCCGGCCGATCGCGGCGAGGAACCGCGTGCGCTCGACCGGCGGGAGGTTGCCGATCGTGCCGCCGAGGAACGCCACCAGGCGGGTGCCGTCACGCGGCAGCAGGGCGAGGTGCCGGTCGAAGTCGGCGACGACCCCGTGCATCTCCAGCTCGGGGTAGTCGGCGTGCAACGCGTCGACGGCCTCGACGAGTGCGCTCTCGCTGACCTCGACGGGGACGTACCTGCGCAGCGCCCCGACCGCCTGCAGCGCGTCGAGCAGCAGCCGGGTCTTCACCGAGGAGCCCGAGCCGAGCTCGACGAGGGTGTCGGCCTGCGCCACCTTGGCGATCTCCTCCGCGTACGTGTCGAGGATCGCGCGTTCCGCGCGGGTCGGGTAGTACTCGGGAAGCCGGGTGATGTCCTCGAAGAGCTCGCTGCCGCGCGCATCGTAGAAGTACTTCGGGGGCAACGTCTTCGGCCGGCTCGTCAGCCCGCGCCGGACGTCGGCGGCGAGTGACGCGGCGAGGTCGTCGTCGGTCAGGTGGCGTTCGATCCTGGGGTCGGTCACTGGGCTTCCTCCAGTAGTGGGGTGACGGTCACGGTCTCGGGATCGGCGACGACGAGCGAGCGGTCGGGGACCTCGCGCCACGCCGGTTCGTCGTCGTGCGGCTCGGCGGCGATCACGACCGCCTCCGGTTCGCGTCGCACGTACAGCGGCTCGCCCCAGGTCGTGCCGGCCAGCGCCCGGCCGTCGGTGGCGAGCAGGGTGAGGCGGCCGTCGCCCGCGCCGGCGACCGCACGTACGACGCCGGCGAGACCGGCACCGAGCGACGCGCCGCCGCTCCAGCGCGCCACGGCGAGGCCGAACAGGAACGCGGAGTCGACCGGGCCGAGCGCGTCGGGCACCCACGCGACGGCGTCGGCGAGGTTCTTGCGCAGCAGCGCCGGGTCGAACGCGCGGCCGTTGTGGCTGAACAGCCACCGGTCGTGCGTGAACGGGGCGGCACAGGACTCGTCCGAGGGGTAACCCGCGGTGGCCGACCTGACGGCGCCAAGCACGCAGCTCGACGCCACCGTCGGCGCGAGGCTCGCGAACGACGGGTCGCTCCAGATCGGCTGGGCCCGCCGGTAGCGCACCGGCTCGGCTCGGCCGGGGACGTACCAGCCGGCGCCGAACCCGTCGGCGTTGACCGTGCCGTAGCGCTGCCGGCGCGGCGCGTACGACTGCGCGTACAGCGAGTGCGGCGGCTCGAGCAGGAGCGCCGACAGTGACCGCGGCGCCCCGAGGTAGGCGAGGTGACGACACATGACCGACCCCGTTCAGGCGTCCCTGGCGCAGCGGAACCCGACGAAGATCTGCCGCCGGATCGGCAGGTCCCAGTTGCGGAACGTGGAGCGGCACGCGACCTCGTCGGTCGCCCAGGAACCGCCGCGCAGCACCTGGTAGCCGTCGCCGAAGAAGACCTCGGAGTACTCCTGGTAGGGGAAGACGCAGAACCCCGGGTGGCCGGTGAAGGTCGACGACGTCCACTCCCAGACGTCGCCGAGCAGCTGGTGCACGCCGTACGCGGACGCGCCCGCCGGGTAGGAACCCACCGGTGTCGGCCGGTAGCGGCGCTGGCCGAGGTTGGCGCGCTCCGGGGTCGCCGGGTCGTCGCCCCAGGGATGCCGCCGCTTGGTGCGGGTCGCCGGGTCCCACGACGCCGCCTTCTCCCACTCGGCCTCGGTGGGCAGGCGCCTGCCGGCCCACCTGGCGTAGGCGTCGGCCTCGTACCAGCACACGTGCTGGACGGGCTCGTCCGGCGGCAGCGGCTCGACCCGGCCGAACCTGCGGCGCAGCCACTGCCCGGCGTCGCGCACCCAGAACGCGGGCGTGCGCTTGCCTGACCGGCAGCGCCAGTCCCAGCCCGCGGGAGTCCACAGCCGCTCGTCGTCGTAGCCGCCGTCCTCGACGAACGCGCGGTACGCGGCGTTGGACACCTGGGTCGTGTCGATCCAGAACGCCGGCAGGTCGACGGTGTAGGCGGGACGCTCGTTGTCGAACGACCACGCGTCGGTCGAGGTGCCCATGACGAAGGGACCCGCGTCGACGAGGACCTCGCCCGCCTCCATGACGCCCCCGGGCGCGGGTGCCGAGTCGGTTGTGGGGAACACGGCCTCGCCCCGGCGCAGCTGGTGCGTGGCCAGCATCGTCTCGTCGTGCATGTGCTCGTGCTGGAGCACCATGCCGTAGACGAACCCCTTGTCGAGCAGGGCGTGGTCGGGCGTGAAGCGCACGGTGTCGAGCGAGTCGAGCACCTTGCGTCGCACCTGGCCGAGGTAGTCGGTGGCCTCGCCCGGCAGCAGCAGCGGCAGCGTCGGCCGCTCCGACCGGGGGTGCTCGAACGCGTCGTAGATGTCGTCGATCTCCGGCCGCATCGCCTCGATGCCGGCCGCGGCGCGCAGCAGCCACAGCTCCTCGTAGTTGCCGACGTGGGCGAGGTCCCACACCAGCGATGACATCAGCCGGGAGTGCTGGGCGACGAGGTCGGCGTCATCGAGCACCGCGGTGGTCAGGCCGAGGCTCCGGTCACGGACGCGCTCGAGCTCCTCCGCGACGTACGACTTGACCGCGCCCTCGTCGACCTCGGCGTCGGTGCTGAACGTCGGCGGGTGAGTCATGAGGGCTCCTTCGTCGAACGGGCTGTCGGGTGCAGGTCGATCGTGTCGTCGGCGGGACATCGCCCGCGGGCGACGTACTCGTCGCGGTACGCCTCGACCAGAGCGACCAGGCGCGGGTCGACGCCCTGCCGGTCGAGCGCGTCGACGGCCAGGGCGAAGCACCGCCCGGCGGCCTCGGCGAGGGCGGGATCGGCGAGGCCGTGCCGCGCGGCGTCGTGCCAGCTGCCGGCGACCGGACGCGCGGCGGCCAGCGCACCGGCGCGTGCGGCCGGGTCGTCGACGAGGGCCGAGAGCACGGCGACGGGCACCGGCCACCAGGCGAGCGGCTGCGCGTCGATGTAGCGCACCTCGAACCACCCGCGTGGACGGACTGGTGGGAACAGGGTGGTCAGGTGGTAGGCGAGGTCGTCGTGGGTCGGCGGGTCACCGGCGCCGTCGACCCACTGCCGGAAGGTGAGGCCGGGGTCGGGGATCCAGCCGGGCTCCCTGCGGATCATGAGCACCGGCGCGTCGAGCGCGTACTCGGCCCACCCGATGACGGGATCGGCGCCCGGCACGGCGCGCGAGGTGCGCGGCGGGTCGAGGCGCTGCCAGATCGACTGCCTCGTGGACTTCAAGCCGGTGGCCCGGCCGGCGTGGGTGGGGGAGTTGGCGAACGCCGCCACGACGACGGGGCCGAGCGCGTTGAGCAGGTCCCAGCGCCCGGCGACGTCGGCGGGGTCGACGCCCGCGTCGAGGTTGACCTGGATCGCCGCCGTGCTGCACATCATCACGCGCCCGGCGTCGCCGATCCT
Proteins encoded in this region:
- the egtB gene encoding ergothioneine biosynthesis protein EgtB produces the protein MTHPPTFSTDAEVDEGAVKSYVAEELERVRDRSLGLTTAVLDDADLVAQHSRLMSSLVWDLAHVGNYEELWLLRAAAGIEAMRPEIDDIYDAFEHPRSERPTLPLLLPGEATDYLGQVRRKVLDSLDTVRFTPDHALLDKGFVYGMVLQHEHMHDETMLATHQLRRGEAVFPTTDSAPAPGGVMEAGEVLVDAGPFVMGTSTDAWSFDNERPAYTVDLPAFWIDTTQVSNAAYRAFVEDGGYDDERLWTPAGWDWRCRSGKRTPAFWVRDAGQWLRRRFGRVEPLPPDEPVQHVCWYEADAYARWAGRRLPTEAEWEKAASWDPATRTKRRHPWGDDPATPERANLGQRRYRPTPVGSYPAGASAYGVHQLLGDVWEWTSSTFTGHPGFCVFPYQEYSEVFFGDGYQVLRGGSWATDEVACRSTFRNWDLPIRRQIFVGFRCARDA
- the egtD gene encoding L-histidine N(alpha)-methyltransferase; its protein translation is MTDPRIERHLTDDDLAASLAADVRRGLTSRPKTLPPKYFYDARGSELFEDITRLPEYYPTRAERAILDTYAEEIAKVAQADTLVELGSGSSVKTRLLLDALQAVGALRRYVPVEVSESALVEAVDALHADYPELEMHGVVADFDRHLALLPRDGTRLVAFLGGTIGNLPPVERTRFLAAIGRQLDDGEALLLGTDLVKDPDRLVAAYDDAAGVTAEFNRNVLHVVNRELDADFVPDAFAHVAHWDPENEWIEMRLRATGAQRVHVRTLGLDVSFDDGEHIRTEISAKFRPDGLETELAASGLRRVAWWTDPDGDFALSLAVRA
- the egtA gene encoding ergothioneine biosynthesis glutamate--cysteine ligase EgtA — protein: MSVTTAELVRTCEDVHGYIRRICFKTGPPSVVGAELEWLVADPHRPRAPVPLDLLRIALHDTAPPPNGSSITFEPGGQLELSSPPAVGLTACRQALDGDLASVRRTLDDLGLDLVPAAIDPAREPVRQLHEPRYDAMEAYYDRIGDAGRVMMCSTAAIQVNLDAGVDPADVAGRWDLLNALGPVVVAAFANSPTHAGRATGLKSTRQSIWQRLDPPRTSRAVPGADPVIGWAEYALDAPVLMIRREPGWIPDPGLTFRQWVDGAGDPPTHDDLAYHLTTLFPPVRPRGWFEVRYIDAQPLAWWPVPVAVLSALVDDPAARAGALAAARPVAGSWHDAARHGLADPALAEAAGRCFALAVDALDRQGVDPRLVALVEAYRDEYVARGRCPADDTIDLHPTARSTKEPS
- the egtC gene encoding ergothioneine biosynthesis protein EgtC encodes the protein MCRHLAYLGAPRSLSALLLEPPHSLYAQSYAPRRQRYGTVNADGFGAGWYVPGRAEPVRYRRAQPIWSDPSFASLAPTVASSCVLGAVRSATAGYPSDESCAAPFTHDRWLFSHNGRAFDPALLRKNLADAVAWVPDALGPVDSAFLFGLAVARWSGGASLGAGLAGVVRAVAGAGDGRLTLLATDGRALAGTTWGEPLYVRREPEAVVIAAEPHDDEPAWREVPDRSLVVADPETVTVTPLLEEAQ